Proteins from a single region of Flavobacterium sp. K5-23:
- a CDS encoding T9SS type B sorting domain-containing protein, with product MTDKNTFLYSLFLCIIANLLNAQSINIDDTKNAIDLVKILTNNSACLNVSGENTKGDTTIPVKNSFGSFDNNGGSFPLTNGIVLSTWASKNSIGPFTRIQGGGTTLWKGDADLDAALGIASVNATVLEFDFTPLTNFISFNYIFASNEYQDNYPCRFSDGFAFLIREFDSTTYKNIAVLPGQIPVSSINVRPLIPALTPPYPLGLNGCAAKNESYFDRLNTSPTYTSPINYSGQTKILNAQTAVIAGKKYHIKLVIADDVIDTYDSAVFIEGGSFSSKIDLGQDQLIATNNPICFGEAITLNTNLPGLHQWTRTDSNGTTLLPETSSSLVIQEAGVYKVETTVAAGCTVTGIIKIEYATEILLKDTSLIKCDDNGAAFFDLTKAEATIKNGDSSLISIEYYETQTGTVLSDRITNPTSFIKTGLTDQKVYVKVTSKTYGCTETATINLQTITSIKSSTILLTIPIVNNFSGNANSVQLIPPSITGTYDYSLDGKNYQSSPFFTGLAVGNYTAYIRDYGTCEYLTFPITILDYPRFFTPNGDGFNDLWKINNLEIYPNATITIYDRYGKLLKQLNANNSGWNGTFNGNLLPATDYWFNLKINSEKEIKGHFSLKR from the coding sequence ATGACAGATAAAAATACTTTTTTATACAGTCTGTTTTTATGTATCATCGCAAATCTCTTAAATGCACAATCAATAAATATTGATGATACTAAAAACGCAATTGATCTTGTTAAGATATTAACAAACAATAGCGCTTGTCTAAATGTTTCTGGTGAAAACACTAAAGGCGATACAACAATTCCTGTAAAAAACAGTTTTGGATCTTTTGATAATAATGGAGGTAGTTTCCCATTAACAAATGGAATTGTTTTGAGTACTTGGGCAAGTAAGAATTCTATAGGTCCATTTACTAGGATTCAAGGAGGCGGAACAACATTATGGAAAGGTGATGCAGATTTGGACGCGGCATTAGGAATAGCATCTGTAAATGCAACAGTTTTAGAATTTGATTTTACTCCGCTAACTAATTTCATAAGTTTCAATTACATTTTTGCTTCTAATGAATATCAGGATAATTATCCTTGTCGTTTTTCTGACGGATTTGCTTTTTTAATACGCGAATTTGACTCAACAACTTATAAAAACATAGCAGTACTTCCTGGTCAAATACCTGTTTCATCTATAAATGTACGTCCACTAATTCCTGCCTTAACTCCTCCCTATCCTCTTGGACTAAATGGATGCGCTGCAAAAAACGAATCTTATTTTGATAGATTAAATACAAGCCCAACATATACAAGCCCAATAAACTATAGCGGCCAAACTAAAATTCTGAACGCACAAACGGCTGTAATAGCCGGAAAAAAATACCACATAAAACTAGTTATAGCAGATGATGTTATCGATACTTATGATTCAGCTGTTTTTATAGAGGGAGGTAGTTTTTCTTCAAAAATAGATTTGGGTCAAGACCAATTAATTGCAACCAATAACCCTATTTGTTTTGGAGAAGCCATCACACTTAATACTAATCTCCCTGGTCTTCACCAATGGACAAGAACTGATTCAAACGGAACAACTCTTCTTCCTGAAACAAGTTCTTCTTTAGTCATCCAAGAAGCTGGCGTTTATAAAGTAGAAACTACTGTAGCGGCGGGTTGTACCGTTACAGGAATAATCAAAATAGAATATGCAACCGAGATACTACTGAAAGATACTTCACTGATAAAATGTGATGATAATGGAGCTGCTTTTTTTGACTTGACCAAAGCAGAAGCCACCATCAAAAATGGTGATTCAAGTTTGATATCTATCGAATATTATGAAACGCAAACCGGGACTGTATTATCAGATCGTATTACAAACCCAACATCATTCATAAAAACAGGTTTGACGGACCAAAAAGTTTATGTAAAAGTGACCAGCAAAACATATGGCTGCACTGAAACGGCTACTATTAACTTACAAACTATTACTAGCATTAAATCATCTACAATTCTATTAACAATCCCCATAGTAAATAATTTTTCAGGCAATGCTAATTCAGTTCAATTGATACCTCCATCGATAACTGGGACTTATGATTATTCTTTGGATGGGAAAAATTACCAATCATCTCCTTTCTTTACTGGATTAGCTGTTGGAAATTACACAGCTTACATAAGAGACTATGGGACTTGTGAGTATTTGACATTTCCAATTACCATACTTGATTACCCCCGTTTTTTTACTCCAAACGGTGATGGTTTTAATGATTTATGGAAAATCAATAATCTTGAAATATACCCTAATGCCACAATTACTATATATGACCGTTACGGCAAACTATTAAAACAATTAAACGCAAACAACTCTGGTTGGAATGGCACTTTTAATGGGAATCTCTTACCCGCAACAGATTATTGGTTTAACCTAAAAATTAATTCTGAAAAAGAAATAAAAGGCCATTTTTCGTTAAAAAGATAG
- a CDS encoding T9SS type B sorting domain-containing protein yields the protein MVYIIFSFGIINGTVTRSIPYRLDIGYGTNTNLIVNEANISYPLNDKGFIIEAEEQVYASIRLRAGGGNQAGGLISKGIAGLGTQFRIGSLINTDFTTNTTFLTFISVLATENNTTINFSDIKNGVALLNNPGGNNPLPIILNRGESYTLAAKSTTLTSPNRNGLIGSLVSSDKPIAVNCGSFVGSNGTSGGVDLGFDQIVSAERTGKEYIFVKGPSTINVIEKPLLIAHENDTKIFLNDNTNTPDYILNAGQYLALDGSNYSPSGNLYVKSNKNIFAYQGIGGNTQANQEMYFVPPLSCETPNIIDNIPFIDNVGDFQFTTNNGVNIVTETGADLSFILNGINYTYATLPSSVTAQGPFDVIGNTAYKTYKITGLSGNISVFSTKQLYLSYFGSNVNATHGGYYSGFTFKPDVSLTKLDISSSNCIPNIILGSSSISSFDKYKWFFNDFELTGPESELPSYRPTQPGYYHLSATISACGTTLISDRIPVSNCPTNMDNDLANDNIDIDNDNDGITNCTESYGNQNINISNLNSGSISVNSYSNSFNGILSNSAVYSPTPFIGQTDGSFITEIPAGKLNSVSYLMSFNKPISIGMEYITTANTTDLLNADAEYIINSDIDKTITVLNPSDQLLIDTNYDGIYESGITEYSSFEIRFRLKSVVPLAAGTGNFKFQTYLTNSIRITHKNLSDTAPNKSSFKFYAVCLPKDTDGDGIADQLDLDSDNDGIPDTIEAQGTNVIAYTSVDLNKDGMSDAFGTGFIPKDTDNDVSIGGVPDYLDLDSDNDGIYDLVESGSNSIDTNNDGIIDGPKSSFGTNGLSLSLETANDSGTLNYTIRDTDGDGIKDYREIDSDNDLCNDVIEAGFQDPNNDGLLGNNPLTVNTKGIVTSGTAYSSPHINYITSAPIVITTQPKSLPTCELENAKISVEDNGGNTYQWQVSTNGSTWVNINNNVLYSGALSNTLIITRIPNAMNGYKYRVILNKIGNSCGLISNEEVITILPLPTIVSPITLVQCDDDADGYSNFNLTEKNSFISTNYSNETFTYFTTQLGANTNSTITKIANPLTYNSTNGSVWARVENSNGCFSVAQLNLVVSTTQIPTTYKRTFSDCDDYIDVQNDDKDGISTFNFSSVTSEIKTLYLGSSSSYTIHYYRNETDALAEANEITNTSNYRNIGYPNQQQIWVRIESTLDNACYGLGPHITLTVNAKPNINTNDDHNDDNLVCSNLPSFYVQLDAGINDGSPTSNYSYIWTKDSQVLIGQTQPTLDVNAMGLYTVEVKTFFGCSRIRTIKVTSSDIAHISTIKIEDLNENNSVTINATGQGEYEYSIDSPYGPFQKSNFFENVSAGIHEVYIIDKKGCGTISKSIAVIGVPKFFTPNGDGYNDYWNLKGVNANFNSKSIIYIFDRYGKLLNQIIPSDTGWDGTFNSQPLSSDDYWYTVKLEDGREAKGHFTLKR from the coding sequence TTGGTATATATTATATTTTCGTTTGGTATTATTAATGGAACAGTAACAAGAAGTATCCCATATAGGTTAGATATTGGTTACGGAACAAACACAAACCTAATTGTAAATGAAGCAAATATTAGTTACCCATTAAACGACAAAGGGTTTATAATTGAAGCCGAAGAACAAGTTTATGCATCTATTAGATTGAGAGCAGGTGGAGGTAATCAAGCTGGAGGATTAATATCAAAAGGTATTGCTGGTTTGGGAACTCAGTTTAGAATTGGTTCCCTTATAAATACCGATTTTACTACCAACACCACTTTTCTTACATTTATTTCTGTGTTAGCGACAGAAAATAATACTACTATAAATTTTAGTGACATAAAAAATGGAGTGGCATTATTAAACAATCCCGGTGGCAACAACCCCTTACCGATTATTTTAAATAGAGGCGAAAGTTATACATTAGCCGCAAAATCTACAACTTTAACTTCTCCAAATAGAAATGGACTAATAGGCTCGTTAGTCAGTTCCGATAAACCAATTGCAGTAAACTGTGGTTCATTTGTAGGTTCAAATGGAACAAGCGGAGGAGTGGATTTAGGATTTGATCAAATTGTTTCAGCTGAAAGAACTGGCAAAGAATATATTTTTGTTAAAGGCCCAAGTACAATTAATGTAATAGAAAAACCTTTATTAATTGCTCATGAAAACGACACAAAAATATTTTTAAATGACAACACCAATACTCCAGATTACATTTTAAACGCTGGTCAATATCTAGCTCTAGATGGATCTAACTATAGTCCTTCTGGAAATTTATATGTAAAAAGCAACAAAAACATATTTGCTTATCAAGGAATTGGTGGAAATACACAAGCCAACCAAGAAATGTATTTTGTCCCGCCATTAAGTTGTGAAACACCAAACATTATAGATAATATACCGTTTATTGATAATGTTGGAGACTTTCAATTTACAACAAATAATGGTGTAAATATAGTTACAGAAACAGGTGCTGATTTAAGTTTTATATTAAACGGAATCAATTATACATATGCAACTTTACCTTCTTCAGTAACTGCTCAAGGACCATTTGATGTTATTGGTAATACAGCTTATAAAACCTATAAAATAACAGGATTGTCTGGAAACATTTCTGTATTCTCAACAAAACAATTATATCTCTCCTACTTTGGCTCAAATGTCAATGCTACTCATGGAGGTTATTATTCTGGATTTACTTTTAAACCTGATGTAAGTTTAACCAAATTAGATATATCTTCTTCTAATTGCATTCCAAATATTATTTTAGGCTCTAGTTCTATTTCCTCATTTGATAAGTACAAATGGTTTTTTAACGACTTTGAGTTAACTGGACCAGAATCTGAATTACCTAGTTACCGTCCAACTCAGCCTGGTTATTATCATTTATCGGCTACTATTTCTGCTTGTGGAACTACATTAATATCAGATAGAATTCCAGTGAGCAATTGTCCTACTAATATGGATAATGACTTGGCTAATGATAACATTGATATCGATAATGACAATGATGGTATCACAAACTGTACAGAATCTTATGGTAACCAAAACATAAATATTTCGAATTTAAATTCTGGAAGTATTTCAGTCAATAGTTATTCGAATAGCTTTAACGGAATTCTTTCTAATTCAGCTGTATACAGCCCTACTCCATTTATTGGACAAACAGATGGAAGTTTTATAACAGAAATTCCTGCTGGTAAATTGAATTCAGTATCTTATCTTATGTCTTTTAATAAACCCATAAGTATCGGAATGGAGTATATAACAACTGCCAATACTACTGATTTATTGAATGCAGATGCTGAATATATTATAAATTCTGATATTGACAAAACCATTACAGTTTTAAATCCAAGTGACCAGTTATTGATTGACACTAATTATGATGGTATATACGAAAGCGGTATTACAGAATATTCTTCATTTGAAATACGTTTTAGGTTAAAAAGCGTAGTGCCTCTAGCGGCTGGAACTGGAAATTTTAAATTTCAAACTTACTTAACAAATTCAATCCGCATTACCCATAAAAACTTATCCGATACGGCTCCTAACAAATCAAGTTTCAAATTTTATGCAGTTTGCCTACCAAAAGATACTGATGGTGACGGTATTGCTGACCAATTAGATCTAGATAGTGACAACGATGGAATCCCAGATACTATCGAAGCACAAGGGACTAATGTGATTGCTTACACCTCTGTTGATTTAAACAAAGACGGGATGAGCGATGCTTTTGGAACAGGTTTTATCCCAAAAGATACTGACAATGACGTTTCAATAGGAGGCGTTCCTGATTATTTAGATTTAGATAGTGATAATGATGGTATTTACGATTTAGTTGAGTCTGGAAGCAATTCAATTGACACTAATAATGATGGTATTATAGACGGGCCAAAGAGTTCTTTTGGTACTAATGGACTATCATTATCTTTAGAAACCGCAAATGATTCGGGTACTTTGAATTATACAATACGTGATACAGATGGAGATGGAATAAAAGATTACAGAGAAATTGACAGTGATAACGATCTTTGCAATGATGTTATTGAGGCAGGTTTTCAAGATCCAAATAACGATGGATTACTAGGAAACAATCCTTTAACAGTAAATACTAAAGGAATCGTTACAAGTGGAACCGCATACAGTAGCCCCCATATAAATTACATTACGTCAGCACCTATTGTAATTACAACTCAACCTAAATCTTTACCAACTTGCGAGCTTGAGAATGCAAAAATATCCGTGGAAGATAATGGCGGAAACACATATCAATGGCAGGTTTCCACGAATGGTTCAACTTGGGTTAACATTAATAATAATGTTCTTTATTCTGGAGCACTATCTAATACTTTAATTATTACAAGAATACCTAACGCTATGAATGGTTATAAGTATCGTGTGATTTTAAACAAAATTGGCAATTCATGTGGTTTAATCTCTAATGAAGAAGTAATTACAATTCTTCCTTTACCAACCATAGTTTCACCTATTACATTAGTGCAATGTGATGATGATGCCGATGGTTATTCTAACTTTAATTTAACCGAAAAAAATAGTTTTATATCAACAAATTATTCAAATGAAACATTCACTTACTTTACTACACAACTAGGAGCAAATACTAACAGTACTATAACTAAAATAGCAAATCCCCTGACTTATAACAGTACAAATGGATCAGTTTGGGCTAGAGTAGAAAATTCAAATGGATGTTTTAGTGTAGCACAGCTAAATTTAGTTGTATCCACAACACAAATTCCAACAACTTATAAACGCACCTTTTCAGATTGTGATGATTATATAGATGTACAAAATGACGATAAAGATGGTATATCCACTTTTAATTTTAGTAGCGTCACTTCTGAAATTAAAACCCTTTATTTAGGATCGTCTTCTTCTTATACCATACACTATTATAGAAATGAAACCGATGCATTAGCGGAAGCTAATGAAATAACAAATACATCAAATTATAGAAACATAGGATATCCAAACCAACAGCAAATTTGGGTTCGTATTGAAAGCACTTTAGACAATGCTTGTTATGGTCTTGGGCCGCATATAACATTAACCGTGAATGCAAAACCAAATATAAATACCAATGATGACCATAACGATGACAATTTAGTTTGCTCTAATCTTCCTAGTTTTTATGTCCAACTTGATGCAGGAATAAATGATGGTTCGCCTACGAGTAATTACAGTTATATTTGGACCAAAGACAGCCAAGTTTTAATAGGACAAACACAACCTACCCTAGATGTAAATGCTATGGGGTTATATACTGTAGAAGTTAAAACTTTTTTTGGATGCAGTAGAATTAGAACCATAAAAGTAACTTCTTCAGATATCGCACATATAAGTACAATAAAAATTGAGGACCTTAATGAAAACAATTCAGTAACGATAAATGCTACTGGACAAGGTGAATATGAATATAGTATTGATTCTCCTTATGGTCCTTTTCAAAAATCTAACTTTTTTGAAAATGTATCCGCTGGAATCCATGAGGTATATATTATTGATAAAAAAGGGTGCGGAACTATAAGCAAATCAATCGCAGTAATTGGCGTACCTAAATTCTTCACACCTAATGGAGATGGATATAATGATTATTGGAATTTAAAAGGAGTAAATGCAAATTTCAATTCAAAATCAATCATTTATATATTTGACAGGTATGGTAAGCTTTTAAATCAAATTATTCCATCGGATACAGGATGGGATGGTACTTTCAATAGTCAACCTTTATCCTCTGATGACTATTGGTATACTGTAAAATTAGAAGATGGTAGAGAAGCTAAAGGACATTTTACTTTAAAAAGATAA
- a CDS encoding IS630 family transposase, with the protein MGDFDSVNLYFQDESRFGLFTRNGKSVTAISVKPICAFQQVFKSTWLSGAFSPITGDHFQLILPHCNADNFQVFLDNFSKENPKELKIMVLDNGRFHKAKKLIIPENIVLVFLPPYSPELNPAEKMWAKYKREFSNKFYNSLEDVEDFITNVVKATSKKEVMSICGYSYVFLDKIWAI; encoded by the coding sequence GTGGGTGATTTTGACTCTGTAAACTTGTATTTTCAAGATGAATCGCGTTTTGGTTTGTTCACTCGAAACGGAAAATCAGTTACTGCTATTAGTGTTAAGCCGATTTGTGCTTTCCAACAAGTTTTTAAATCAACTTGGCTTTCTGGAGCTTTTTCGCCCATAACTGGAGACCATTTTCAATTAATACTCCCACATTGCAACGCTGATAATTTTCAAGTTTTTTTAGATAATTTCTCAAAGGAAAATCCGAAAGAACTCAAAATAATGGTGCTGGATAATGGAAGGTTTCATAAGGCAAAAAAATTAATCATTCCTGAAAATATTGTTTTGGTTTTTCTACCACCATATAGTCCAGAACTTAATCCCGCTGAAAAAATGTGGGCAAAATACAAACGAGAATTTTCTAATAAATTTTATAATTCATTGGAAGATGTAGAAGATTTCATTACTAATGTCGTAAAAGCTACAAGCAAAAAAGAGGTAATGAGTATCTGTGGATATAGCTATGTATTTTTAGATAAAATTTGGGCCATATAA
- a CDS encoding PAS domain-containing sensor histidine kinase: MTNKHEIYINAAKTAKIGIWEVNLETDQVYWDTVTKCILEVSEDFKPFRGYANNFFPEGEIREQFKMHIKKAIEEGISFEEKFQIITAKDNIKYVKCICRVEFKDTKATRIFGSFQDITKEQNLINKLELSVEKFSSVFSSANDAILIIDSTTGIITDCNSRFYELTEYNCSEIIGLHNFELFPVNKRKEIKIFLANQLNKDDYFVKETYLKSKFGKIIPVEVASGKKFTVKNKAYLVCFFRDISERKNADESLNMLSLVASETTDAIIIANPEGEALWANKAYLKLTGFNMAEILNKKTGYLLKGPETDLKTFDEIREAVKDKKDLKSIILYYNKQKENFWFEFNITPVFDKKGNCTKFICVGRDVTSAKEKELELKRILEVSSQQNNKLFNFSHIVSHNIRSHVSNLSMVLDVMENTEDINEKFSYIDMFREGTEKLSETIEYLNEIITIQKNTNIEKKNIRLKDEIEKTKMALRLILLESQIEIIHTIPDNLTVSVIPAYLDSILLNLFTNAVKYKSPERKAVLEIGYEVNEHFTIISFKDNGLGINLIKNGHKIFGMYKTFHGNEDARGIGLFITKNQLEVMNGKIEVESQEGQGSIFKIFINEK, from the coding sequence ATGACAAATAAGCATGAAATCTATATTAATGCGGCCAAAACCGCTAAAATTGGTATTTGGGAAGTAAACTTAGAAACTGATCAGGTTTATTGGGACACCGTTACAAAATGCATTCTTGAAGTATCCGAAGATTTCAAGCCATTTAGAGGTTATGCAAATAATTTTTTCCCAGAAGGTGAAATTAGGGAACAATTCAAAATGCATATAAAAAAAGCAATTGAAGAAGGGATTTCATTTGAAGAAAAATTCCAAATTATAACGGCTAAAGACAACATTAAATATGTAAAATGCATCTGTCGGGTAGAATTCAAAGATACTAAAGCTACAAGAATATTTGGTTCTTTTCAAGATATTACAAAAGAACAGAATCTGATAAATAAACTCGAACTAAGTGTTGAAAAATTCTCTTCGGTTTTTTCCAGTGCAAATGATGCCATCCTTATTATTGACTCTACAACTGGAATTATTACGGACTGTAATTCCAGATTCTATGAACTTACTGAATACAACTGCTCCGAAATAATAGGGTTACACAATTTCGAATTATTCCCGGTAAACAAAAGAAAAGAGATTAAAATATTCTTGGCAAATCAATTAAATAAAGACGACTACTTTGTAAAAGAGACTTATCTAAAATCAAAATTCGGAAAAATAATTCCTGTGGAAGTTGCATCCGGAAAGAAATTTACAGTTAAAAACAAAGCTTATTTAGTCTGTTTTTTTAGAGATATAAGTGAACGTAAAAATGCAGATGAAAGTTTGAATATGTTGTCACTTGTTGCTTCTGAAACAACAGATGCCATTATTATTGCAAATCCTGAGGGAGAAGCTCTTTGGGCTAATAAAGCTTACTTAAAGCTTACAGGGTTTAATATGGCTGAAATACTAAACAAAAAAACGGGTTACTTATTGAAAGGCCCAGAAACAGATTTAAAAACTTTTGATGAAATAAGAGAAGCTGTTAAGGATAAAAAAGATTTAAAAAGTATCATACTCTATTATAATAAACAAAAAGAGAATTTTTGGTTTGAATTCAATATTACACCTGTATTTGACAAAAAAGGGAACTGTACTAAATTCATATGTGTAGGTAGAGACGTAACATCAGCGAAAGAAAAGGAATTAGAACTCAAAAGAATATTAGAAGTATCTAGTCAACAAAATAATAAACTTTTTAATTTTTCCCATATCGTTTCACATAACATCCGTTCTCATGTTAGTAATCTATCTATGGTTTTGGATGTTATGGAAAATACTGAAGATATAAATGAAAAATTCTCTTATATCGATATGTTTAGAGAAGGAACCGAAAAATTGTCTGAAACTATTGAGTATTTAAATGAAATCATCACAATCCAGAAAAACACCAATATAGAAAAAAAGAATATTCGATTGAAAGATGAAATCGAAAAAACAAAAATGGCATTGAGATTAATCCTTTTGGAAAGTCAAATAGAAATAATTCATACTATCCCAGATAATCTAACTGTGAGTGTTATTCCTGCTTACTTAGACAGTATATTACTTAATTTATTTACAAACGCGGTAAAATACAAATCTCCTGAGCGAAAAGCTGTTTTAGAAATTGGTTATGAGGTCAATGAACATTTCACAATTATAAGTTTCAAGGACAATGGGTTAGGAATAAATTTAATTAAAAACGGGCATAAAATATTTGGAATGTACAAAACATTTCATGGAAATGAAGACGCGAGAGGAATTGGGTTATTTATTACTAAAAACCAACTTGAGGTCATGAATGGAAAAATCGAAGTTGAAAGTCAGGAAGGACAAGGTTCCATCTTTAAAATATTTATAAATGAAAAATAA
- a CDS encoding two-component system response regulator, translated as MKNKMTYIIDDDKLTVKLMSMIISKSNFCEEIVTFFNPQLALDELRKNCNDPLNLPDVILLDLNMPILDGWQFLDEFILIPIKKEIAVFIVTSSIDPVDIEMVKKYVAVKNYILKPINAEKLKAATELISISN; from the coding sequence ATGAAAAATAAGATGACCTATATTATCGACGATGATAAATTGACGGTAAAATTAATGAGTATGATCATTTCAAAAAGTAATTTTTGCGAAGAAATAGTTACTTTTTTTAATCCACAACTTGCTTTAGATGAACTGAGAAAAAATTGTAATGATCCATTAAATCTACCTGATGTTATCTTACTTGACTTAAATATGCCCATTCTGGATGGTTGGCAATTTCTAGATGAATTTATATTAATACCAATAAAAAAAGAAATTGCAGTTTTTATTGTTACTTCCTCAATTGACCCCGTGGATATTGAAATGGTAAAAAAATATGTTGCCGTTAAAAACTATATATTGAAACCTATTAATGCTGAAAAATTAAAAGCTGCTACAGAATTAATTAGTATTTCAAACTAA
- a CDS encoding ABC transporter permease has protein sequence MKRLLSIELQKIWLNKASRVLTLTYFILLSFIALIASIKFDIGFFKFHLADMGIFNFPFIWHFNTYIAAWLKFFLAIVIVSMMANEYSYGTLKQNLIDGMSKKEFILSKFLTVLLFAFVSTIFVFIMSLLLGLSFSSYTETSIIFSDLEYLIAFFVKLVGFFSFCLFLGILVKRSAFALGFLLVWSIVEGIAKGILTFKIFPDSDIPSYITQFFPLESMSNLISEPFTRLSVVKNIGTQIGVDGIKDYDVHFSAIIIVLLWSLFFMFSSYKLLKSRDL, from the coding sequence ATGAAAAGATTACTTTCTATCGAATTACAAAAAATCTGGTTAAACAAAGCCAGTCGAGTTCTAACTTTAACTTATTTCATTTTGCTTTCTTTCATTGCGTTGATAGCATCAATAAAATTTGACATTGGTTTTTTTAAATTTCATCTTGCCGATATGGGAATTTTTAATTTCCCATTTATATGGCATTTTAATACTTATATAGCTGCTTGGTTAAAATTTTTCCTAGCGATTGTAATCGTATCAATGATGGCAAATGAATATAGTTACGGAACTTTAAAACAAAACCTGATTGATGGTATGAGTAAAAAAGAATTCATTTTATCAAAGTTTTTAACCGTATTATTATTTGCTTTTGTTTCGACCATTTTTGTTTTTATAATGAGCTTACTTTTAGGATTAAGTTTCTCATCCTATACTGAAACAAGTATTATATTTTCTGATTTAGAGTACTTAATTGCCTTTTTTGTAAAACTTGTTGGTTTTTTCTCCTTCTGTTTATTTCTTGGAATACTGGTAAAACGTTCCGCTTTTGCACTTGGGTTTCTATTGGTTTGGAGTATTGTAGAAGGTATCGCAAAGGGTATATTGACATTCAAAATTTTTCCGGACAGTGACATTCCTTCTTATATTACACAGTTTTTCCCCTTGGAATCCATGTCAAATTTAATTTCGGAACCATTTACACGTTTGTCTGTGGTTAAAAACATTGGTACACAAATAGGGGTTGATGGTATTAAAGATTATGATGTTCATTTTTCGGCTATTATTATCGTCCTATTATGGTCATTATTTTTTATGTTTTCATCATACAAACTACTAAAAAGCAGAGATTTGTAA
- a CDS encoding ABC transporter ATP-binding protein — protein METILSINNLNKRYGSLQALKNVSFEIKKGYVYGILGPNGSGKSTTLGIVLNVVNKTSGEYKWFDGKIQTHDALKKVGAIIERPNFYPYMTAEENLKLVCRIKSIDYSKIQEKLELVGLIDRKDSKFRTFSLGMKQRLAIASALLNDPEILILDEPTNGLDPQGIHQIRDIIRQIASQGTTILLASHLLDEVEKVCSHVLVLRKGEILYSGPVDGMTSNEGFFEVQATDTENLIQILKTHPATENIVNEEGKVFVYLKSPLEASELNAFLFENNISLNHLVKRKNSLEEQFLELTNNIKPALKD, from the coding sequence TTGGAAACCATCCTTTCAATTAATAATCTCAACAAACGCTACGGCAGTTTACAAGCCCTAAAAAATGTATCCTTCGAAATAAAAAAAGGATATGTTTATGGTATTCTTGGACCAAACGGAAGTGGTAAATCAACAACTTTAGGAATCGTATTGAATGTGGTGAATAAAACCTCAGGAGAATACAAATGGTTTGATGGAAAAATACAAACACATGATGCCTTAAAAAAGGTTGGAGCAATTATCGAAAGGCCTAATTTCTATCCCTACATGACGGCTGAGGAAAATCTAAAATTGGTTTGTAGAATTAAGAGTATTGATTATTCAAAAATTCAGGAAAAACTGGAATTAGTAGGTCTAATCGATAGAAAAGACAGTAAGTTTCGCACTTTTTCATTAGGAATGAAGCAGCGTCTAGCCATAGCTTCTGCCTTGTTAAACGATCCCGAAATATTAATTCTTGACGAACCTACAAATGGTTTAGACCCACAAGGAATTCATCAGATTAGAGATATTATCAGACAAATAGCTTCTCAAGGAACCACTATTCTACTCGCTTCCCATTTATTAGATGAAGTTGAAAAAGTGTGCTCCCATGTTTTAGTTTTAAGAAAAGGGGAGATTTTATATTCTGGACCAGTTGACGGAATGACTTCAAACGAAGGTTTCTTTGAAGTACAAGCAACAGATACTGAAAATCTTATCCAAATTTTAAAAACACATCCTGCTACAGAAAATATTGTCAATGAAGAAGGAAAAGTTTTTGTCTATTTAAAAAGCCCTTTAGAAGCATCAGAATTGAATGCTTTCTTATTTGAAAACAATATAAGCCTGAATCATTTAGTAAAACGTAAAAATAGTCTGGAAGAACAATTTTTAGAGTTAACAAACAATATAAAACCAGCACTAAAGGACTAA